The segment CTGTCTAAGTGACGGTACCATCGTGCTGCATGAGGAAGGTATGAGGGAGGAGATTCTTTCAAAGCCTCATATACTGTCACATCTGCTTGAGTTGGCTCATGGCCAAGGATATAACTTTGGTTACTCAGTAAGAAGTCTAGAGCACCAAGTTCTGAAGGCGTAGAAAGAGTACCCAAGGATGGTGGTCCTGACTAGTGATAAATGAAAATGGAGTGTCAGTCCCTTACTTTTTAGCATCAATTCGTATTCTTTGTATTATCAAAATTTGAAATGCCCAaagataaaagttaaaaaaataatattctggGACCACATACAGCAAACGGGTGAACAAGAAAGGTACTGAGCTCTAGCCCTTTATACTAGTAGACTACTATGTAGTTCTATGAGGACCATtatttctgtcttgtttttttttgtgcatgatttttttaccttctcattcccttcttcaaGATCTCAAATTCTTATTTTCAAGGCAATTTGATAATCAACaacaaatgaagaatgaaaatgtcaatgaaaagacaatgatcacaataattcAAGTATGGTGTAGAGGTACAAAAGAGATGGATCCTTTTACATATATTACTAAAAATCTGGGAAGTTGTAGTTCATCTAGTAACATTATTTTGGACATAAACGTCAAAATTGGTCCCCTATCCAAGTGGATGTAGGAGACACATCTATAGAGGAATAAGTGTACTtgaacataaaatatacatacgcaaCTTCAAACTGcatataatggaaaaaaatttCCACATCCTTTGTTGTTTCATAGATTCAACTACTTTATTTCCAATTttgtaagaatgaagaaataatTTTACATATTCTCTGCTACCTCCTAAACAAGAAAATCATCGAATCATTTAGGAGCATAAAGTGTGAATGTAATGAACAAAAAATCGAA is part of the Penaeus vannamei isolate JL-2024 unplaced genomic scaffold, ASM4276789v1 unanchor3140, whole genome shotgun sequence genome and harbors:
- the LOC138861226 gene encoding probable elongation factor 1-beta, with protein sequence CVSYIHLDRGPILTFMSKIMLLDELQLPRFLSGPPSLGTLSTPSELGALDFLLSNQSYILGHEPTQADVTVYEALKESPPSYLPHAARWYRHLDSFEASERQNFTGKIQRLEELTGGRCKVQRSYIPNDIAIQAGVLQIPNLREPSLNSEMSSITCQL